A portion of the Ardenticatenales bacterium genome contains these proteins:
- a CDS encoding DegT/DnrJ/EryC1/StrS family aminotransferase, protein MSTRLAINGGEKTVNINRSHFVWPPISEKTRAVVERQLGAGISIYNKSGIIAELEDQFADYHNRKHALLTSSGTAALHSVFVGANFSPGDEVLCPAYTFYATITPIFFTGAIPVLVDCREDGNLDPDAIEAKITERTKAIVVTHMWGLPCEMDAISAIAARHNLQLFEDVSHAHGATYNDQLVGTFGDASAFSLQGQKTVTGGEGGILLTDNDEIFYRALLLGHYNKRCKTEIPSAHPLARYATTGMGLKLRIHPVAAAIAKQQFAGLPQILAGRQKMAQKMVTALADLPGIRVPVTPNQATHTWYAFVMQYQAEELGGLPIERFYDALQAEGCKELDRPGSTCPLNYHPLFQDPGQLFPGYNGQLNYRAGDFPVAENFHSRCLKLPVWHDPKDEEIVDLYIQAFRKVVANHHALL, encoded by the coding sequence ATGTCTACCCGGTTAGCCATCAATGGTGGAGAGAAAACCGTTAACATAAATCGGAGCCATTTTGTATGGCCTCCCATCTCAGAAAAGACAAGAGCGGTCGTTGAAAGGCAGTTGGGTGCCGGCATTTCTATCTACAATAAAAGCGGCATTATTGCTGAACTGGAAGACCAATTTGCTGACTACCATAACCGCAAACACGCACTTCTGACGAGTTCCGGCACGGCAGCGCTGCATTCAGTCTTCGTCGGGGCAAACTTCTCGCCGGGAGACGAGGTCCTATGTCCGGCGTATACCTTCTACGCCACAATAACGCCCATTTTCTTTACCGGCGCGATCCCCGTCCTGGTTGATTGCCGCGAAGATGGGAACCTTGACCCCGATGCCATTGAGGCCAAAATCACAGAGCGCACAAAGGCCATTGTAGTAACCCATATGTGGGGATTACCCTGCGAAATGGACGCCATATCGGCGATTGCAGCACGGCACAATCTGCAACTCTTCGAGGATGTCTCGCACGCGCACGGCGCTACCTACAACGACCAACTGGTAGGAACATTTGGCGACGCGTCCGCTTTTAGCCTGCAAGGGCAGAAAACAGTAACCGGCGGAGAAGGCGGCATTCTACTGACCGATAACGACGAGATATTCTACCGGGCGTTGCTGCTGGGACATTATAACAAGAGGTGTAAAACGGAAATCCCCAGCGCGCATCCTCTTGCTCGATATGCCACCACCGGCATGGGCTTGAAATTACGCATACATCCTGTTGCCGCCGCCATTGCCAAACAGCAGTTTGCCGGGTTACCGCAGATTCTGGCGGGCCGGCAAAAAATGGCTCAGAAGATGGTTACGGCGCTGGCGGACCTACCCGGCATCCGAGTCCCCGTGACACCCAATCAGGCCACACACACGTGGTACGCATTCGTCATGCAATATCAAGCAGAAGAATTGGGTGGGCTACCAATTGAGAGATTTTACGATGCGTTGCAGGCGGAGGGGTGCAAGGAACTTGATCGTCCTGGTTCCACCTGTCCTCTCAATTATCACCCACTGTTCCAGGATCCGGGGCAACTGTTCCCCGGTTATAACGGGCAGCTTAATTATCGCGCGGGAGATTTTCCGGTGGCCGAGAACTTTCATAGTCGTTGCCTGAAATTACCCGTATGGCACGACCCAAAAGATGAGGAAATCGTTGATCTCTATATCCAGGCATTCAGGAAGGTCGTCGCAAACCATCACGCATTATTGTAG
- a CDS encoding Gfo/Idh/MocA family oxidoreductase: protein MKKRVGLIGLGSQATSDYIPGLAFATDAELVAVCDINEQQVADWSRKLGVTGYGDYRRLLERESLDFVIAVAPHDVYKGIIECAAGAGVHVLKEKPFARNLQEAVYFKELCDTGNINLMTTLQRRFNPIYELFSRLVLEIGELEFVEAKYAMFLDNPLLGWRGDKCRSGGGTLIDMGYHMVDVLIWYFGLPNRILADFKASSAPEITSTVLFGYEQGLQGVLILSRNYPPKTEYVKVVGSKGIVELGRNYIKRMRNSGETIETVTRELSWSMTAAKQIDYFCKVLDGKRDNFGSPANHLQHARFIDACYLSQKSKHYVDPNQLEELCLPG from the coding sequence ATGAAGAAACGGGTTGGGCTAATTGGTTTGGGAAGTCAGGCAACCTCAGATTACATACCAGGGCTGGCATTTGCCACGGATGCTGAGTTAGTAGCCGTTTGCGATATCAACGAACAGCAGGTAGCGGATTGGTCCAGGAAATTGGGCGTCACCGGATATGGCGATTATCGCCGGTTGCTTGAACGTGAATCGTTGGATTTTGTTATTGCAGTCGCCCCTCATGATGTCTACAAAGGCATCATCGAATGTGCGGCAGGCGCCGGCGTTCACGTTCTCAAGGAAAAGCCCTTCGCCAGGAATCTCCAGGAAGCTGTCTACTTCAAGGAGTTGTGTGACACCGGCAACATTAACTTGATGACGACACTCCAAAGAAGGTTCAATCCGATTTATGAACTGTTTTCCCGATTGGTCCTCGAAATCGGCGAGCTGGAATTTGTAGAAGCAAAATACGCCATGTTCTTAGACAACCCTCTGCTGGGGTGGCGAGGAGACAAATGTCGTTCGGGCGGCGGAACGCTCATTGATATGGGGTATCACATGGTTGACGTTCTGATATGGTATTTTGGCTTGCCAAACCGTATCCTGGCTGATTTCAAGGCATCTTCTGCGCCCGAAATCACGTCCACCGTTCTTTTTGGTTACGAACAGGGTCTCCAGGGTGTTTTGATCTTGTCTCGAAATTACCCCCCAAAGACTGAGTACGTTAAGGTCGTCGGTTCAAAAGGAATTGTCGAATTGGGCAGGAATTATATCAAGCGCATGCGCAACAGTGGGGAGACCATTGAAACAGTGACCCGTGAGCTTTCGTGGTCTATGACGGCTGCGAAACAGATCGATTACTTCTGTAAAGTGCTTGACGGGAAACGTGATAATTTTGGGTCTCCTGCGAACCACTTGCAGCATGCGCGGTTCATTGATGCCTGCTATCTGTCCCAAAAATCAAAACATTATGTAGACCCAAACCAATTGGAGGAATTATGTCTACCCGGTTAG
- a CDS encoding NUDIX domain-containing protein, translated as MSDTKRTSYDSSSLSRLQAQAGAEMRECVVGALIANQKGAIFAQKRADDRKAFPGCWDIAGGHVEAGETLYDALAREIQEETGWELVQLADIVKVFDWELVKDGKVVKKREFDFLVDVSGDMNAPEIEVEKFTEFRWVGLADIEILKENRAEGDTVIYDLVKQALEMIHQK; from the coding sequence ATGTCCGATACAAAAAGAACTAGTTACGATTCCAGCAGTTTATCCAGATTGCAAGCACAAGCGGGAGCGGAGATGCGGGAATGCGTGGTTGGCGCATTAATCGCTAACCAAAAAGGAGCCATCTTCGCTCAGAAACGCGCCGACGATCGGAAGGCGTTTCCTGGCTGCTGGGACATTGCCGGCGGACACGTTGAAGCAGGCGAGACGCTTTATGATGCGCTGGCGCGAGAAATCCAAGAGGAAACAGGGTGGGAACTTGTGCAGCTTGCTGATATTGTAAAAGTTTTCGACTGGGAACTGGTAAAAGACGGCAAGGTGGTGAAAAAGCGAGAGTTTGACTTCCTGGTAGACGTAAGCGGAGATATGAACGCGCCTGAAATTGAAGTAGAGAAATTCACAGAATTTCGTTGGGTGGGGTTGGCCGATATAGAAATCCTAAAAGAAAACAGGGCGGAGGGGGATACCGTTATATACGATCTGGTGAAACAGGCATTAGAAATGATACACCAGAAGTAG